GTGCTTGACCATGTGGATTTTGTCGGCATTTTCCGATGCAATTCGGAATTTGGCGCGTCTATCTGCTATGGCATAGCTGAGCCGCTTGCCCTGTGGCAGTAGCAGGCGAATTTCACAGCATTCTGCGGTTGCTATCCAGCCGCTGGATTCGAGCTCTCGCCAGGGCACGTCGTAGCGCTTGGGTCCGATGAGCGAAAAGACATCGGTTTCGAGGCCATCTTCGCGCACGAGAGTGGCTGTGAGACCCAGACGACGTCGGGATTGCAATTCGGCGGTAAAGCGAAATACGGGCGCGGGAAGCAGGTGGACTTCGTCGTAAATAATGAGACCCCAATTGCCCTGATTGAAAATACCGAAGTGGGGGAAGTCCTCCTCCCGGCTCTTGCGATAGGTCAGGATATTGTAGGTGGCAATGGTAACGGGCCGAATTTCTTTGCGCTCGCCAGAATATTCGCCTATCTGGTCGTCGGTGAGGCTCGTTTTGTCGATGAGTTCTGCTTTCCACTGGCGAGACGCCGTGATATTGGTAGTCAGGATCAGGGTTTCGCACTGGAGGGTATTCATCGCGGCCATGCCCACAATGGTTTTGCCCGCGCCGCAGGGCAAGACTACTGTGCCGCTTCCGCCATCGGGACCTCCGCCCGCGTGGAATATATCGACGGCCTCGCGCTGATAATCGCGCAATGCGAAGGGATTGCCCGATAGAGCAGTCTGGCGATGTTGAAATTTGAGTGTTCTGCCTTTGAGGTATCCCGCGCGATCTTTGACCGGGAATCCAATGCGCGTGAGGGCCTGTTTGAGGTGCCCTCGATAGAGAGGCAAAATGCGAATGCGATGGGCGTTGAGTCGCTTTTCAATATAGGGCTGGACGGTTTTGTGGCGGCAGATTTCGAGAATGATTAGCGGGTCTTCGGAAGACAGGATGAGCGCGTCGTCTTCTTTGTCGAGATAGACTTTGCCATAGCGACTCATTGCCTCGCGGATTTCAACCCCCACATTCTGGGGAATGTCGTATTTGCCGTAGGTTTCGAGGGTGGTGATGATTTCTTCGGTGGTGACACCGGCTGCGGCCGCATTCCAGAGCGAGAGGGGGTTGACGCGGTACGTGTGTATGTGCTCGGGGCTTTTTTCCAATTCGGCAAAGCGCACGAGCCGATCTCGCGCCGCTTCGTATCTGGGCGAGTTGACTTCGACGAGAATCGTCAGGTCGCTCTGGATGATGAGGGGATTTTCAGGGTTGTAGTTCATATTTTATATGCGTTCTACCGTCACGTAATACGCGCCGGCGAGGCGATTGCCACTCGCGTCTATCCACCACGTTTGCAAAGTTGTGGGACCGCTCGACAAATCCACTGTAAATGTTACGGATAGGTCGTCGGGGCGCACGTCCATTTCCTGTTCAGATCCTCCGATCTGCATCCACGCCCGATCCACGGGTAGTGCTTTTCCAGCCATCAATGTGCCGTCAACGCCTTCCATCACGGGGGCTGGTGCTGTAATTGCGAGATTCGATTCTCTGGGCCAGCGCCGCAAGGTGATGTCGTATTTCCCGGATTGTGTAACTGCGAGTTGCCAGATACCGCTGTCCATCACACATCCGCGTACGCCTCCGGGATTGTCGCAATAGACCCCCATCCAATCACAACTGGACAATCGCGTGGATTTTTCCTCCTTTGTCCCAATGGAAATGGGGAAGTAAATATCGAGGTTTTTGCCGAGCGCGTCCCACCACGCATCGTAATGCGCCCGCATCTTTTGCACGACATGGGGATGCTGGTCGGCGATGTTGTGTTTTTGCGCGGGATCGCTGTCGAGGTGATACAGTTCGGTATAATCCACGAGACGCCAGCGATTCCATAAAACTGCAGCATTGCCTTTGCGCGTGGTTCGGTTTCCCTTTGGGACATTGTGGCCGTATTGTACGACGAGCATCCGGTCTTCCAATTCTTCGCGTTCGCGCAAGAGGTCGGTTAGAGAAACGCCATCACAGGCAGTTCCTTCTGGTTCGTCGAGACCGCAGAGGGAGATCAGGGTTGGCAATACATCTGTACCGTGCGTGGGATCGGGTATATCGCGGGGATCTCCCAACTGCCCTTCGGGCCAGCGAATAAAAAATGGAACGCGATGACCGCCTTCATAGAGCGTGGTCTTTTTTCCGCGCATGCCAGCGTTGTACACGGTTTCCCCGTTTGCCGTCCCATTATCGGTCATAAAAATCAAAATGGTATTGTCGCGCAGTCCGGTTTTGCGGAGAAAGGCGTCGAGCTTGCCCATGTTTTCGTCGATATTGGCAATCATACCGTAAAAGCTGGCGACATTATATGCGACCTGGTCGAGATAGGGTTGGCGGTATGCGTCGGGGACCCAAAGTGGGGTATGGGGGGCGTTGGTGGCGATGTAAGCAAAAAACGGCGCGTCGCCCTGTTTCTCGATCCAGTCCATGGCTTCGTCAAACCACACATCTGTGCAATACCCTTCAAAAGCCTCTATTGTTCCATTGTGCCGATAGTGGTCGTCGAAATAATCATTGCCGAAATAATCTGCAGCGGATGTAATGCCCCAGGCGGGATGGTGAATCGTTTCCTGAAAACCCCGGTCCTGTGGACGGTAGGGGTAATTGTCGCCGAGGTGCCATTTGCCAAAATGCCCCGTGCGGTAGCCATTCAGGCCGAAAATATCCGCCATAGTCGGCACTTCGGGATTCATCAACGACCGCCCCATGCACACAAATGTGGCGCCATTGCGGAGCGCGTCCTGGCCTGTCAGCAGTTCGCCGCGCGTTGGCGTACACATGGGCGCGACGTGGAAATCCGTGAACCGAATGCTCTCGTTGTGTAACGCGTCTAAATTATGCGTTTTTATGATCGGATTGCCGTGGCAAGAGAGATCGCCATATCCCTGATCATCGGTCAAAACAAAAATTACATTGGGTTTGTACATATCTTCTCCGGAAAGATCATTTGTCTTGAAAAAACGCGCGGTGAATGGTGAAAGATTTGGCGACGAGATCTACCCGTCTCAAAATGGGGGCTTTTTTTTTGTTGGGCGAATAAAGCCCTATGTCGATAAAAAATAGCCGGTTGAGATCGACATCGACAAAAGCATAGCTCTTAAAGGGGCCGCCTTTCCACTCGGCTTCATTTTCCCAAAGGCCCTGAAGTACTACGGCGAGTTTGCCCGCAAATTCGGTTTGTCTAACTGTGACTTCGCCCAGGACAATGCGATCGCCGCCAAACCACTGTCCCGTGATGTCATCCCGCTTTTGAATAACCCAGTCTTCGGTGAGTTGATCGGGGTGTACATCGTCTTCCCAATAGACGGAAAGCCAGCGGTTAGGATTATCTCTGGCAAGCACGACAAAGTTGGGATAGGTTTCGAGGATACGATAGCCAAAGGGCACGCGTACATTCCAACCATAGGTCTTGGCGAGTTCCTGGGTGACATCTTTGCGTTCGCCAAAGCTGTAAACATTTTCTCGCACACTGTGATCAACGGCATTTTCCAGAGTGCTATACAAACGATCGGATTCCATAAAGAGGTTTTCAACGGTAGTCTCTATATTTTTTCCCGATACGATATAAAGGGTTTGATCTTTGGCCCACACATCTTTTTTCCAGGTTACACCTGCACGACCATCCAAAATGGCTTGTTGCACCTCGGGACTGAGTATTTCTTTGACGAATTGTGCGGTGGGATGGTTGGCATTGAGGGGCGCAATAACCATGAGGCTTTTTCGCTGTTCGTGTTTGTGTGCCTTGAGGAAATTGACATCGCCCAATGCAATTTCATAAATGCGCTCGGCCTGAGGCGTATAGATAACGGTTTCAAAAATTTCGCGGAGGGGGTCTTCCAGCGTTTGCCAATCGGTAGAGTCGGCCAGTACGATGATTTTGCGAGCGGGACCGAGAGATTCGGGCAAGTGGTTGCCACATCCGACGCACAAAAGCAGTAAAAATAGAAGAAGGCGCATAAAACGGTACCCAGTAGAAAGGGGAACGAGAAAAGATAAAGATAATAGGATTTGGAGACAGAAACAATGTTCAAATTTTACGAAATATAGTGCCGGGGAAGACGCGCGCCGAGCAGGGAGACAACTTCGTGTGAGATATAATTTCCCCATTGGGCGAGGTCGTTCACGGTGATTTTGCGGTCGCCCTGTTGCCCGAGCAGTACGATTTCCTCGCCGACGGCAACAGGCGGTATATCGGTGACATCGATCATGATGACGTCCATGCAGATCGCGCCGACAACCGGGCATGGTTTTCCGCGGATGAGAACTTGGGATTTATTGGACATCTGACGGTTGTACCCATCGGCATACCCGAGGGGCACAAGAGCGATGCGAGAGGGGCGCGTGAGCGTGTATGTGCCGCCGTAACTGAGGGTTTGGCCAGCAGAAAAGTTTCGCACTTGTGCAATCCGCGCTTTGATGGATAGCGCGGGAGAAAGCGAGAGTGCGCCAGCACCTTGCGTGGGTGGAATGCCATAGGTGAGCAATCCCACGCGTACGAGGTCAAAATGCGATTCGGGCATGTGAACGGTCATGACGCTGTTGGCGGCGTGACGCCAGGTAACAGAAATATCTGTGAGTTTGGACAGGCATGCGGAAAATGTTTTGATCTGATGGCGCGCCTTGTCCATGTATTCTGCGCGTTCCCAGGCCACATGTGTTGCGATGCCCTCGAGGAATAAGTGGGGATTCTGGTCGATTTTTTTTGCAAAGGCGAGCACCTCATCGGATAATAGGCCAAGGCGGCCCATGCCGGTATCGACTTTGAGATGTATGCGGGCGCGTGTATTGTGGCGTTTGGCTGCGGC
This window of the Gemmatimonadota bacterium genome carries:
- a CDS encoding DUF4837 family protein gives rise to the protein MGKLYLTRSCLPARRASSPALYFVKFEHCFCLQILLSLSFLVPLSTGYRFMRLLLFLLLLCVGCGNHLPESLGPARKIIVLADSTDWQTLEDPLREIFETVIYTPQAERIYEIALGDVNFLKAHKHEQRKSLMVIAPLNANHPTAQFVKEILSPEVQQAILDGRAGVTWKKDVWAKDQTLYIVSGKNIETTVENLFMESDRLYSTLENAVDHSVRENVYSFGERKDVTQELAKTYGWNVRVPFGYRILETYPNFVVLARDNPNRWLSVYWEDDVHPDQLTEDWVIQKRDDITGQWFGGDRIVLGEVTVRQTEFAGKLAVVLQGLWENEAEWKGGPFKSYAFVDVDLNRLFFIDIGLYSPNKKKAPILRRVDLVAKSFTIHRAFFQDK
- a CDS encoding DEAD/DEAH box helicase — its product is MNYNPENPLIIQSDLTILVEVNSPRYEAARDRLVRFAELEKSPEHIHTYRVNPLSLWNAAAAGVTTEEIITTLETYGKYDIPQNVGVEIREAMSRYGKVYLDKEDDALILSSEDPLIILEICRHKTVQPYIEKRLNAHRIRILPLYRGHLKQALTRIGFPVKDRAGYLKGRTLKFQHRQTALSGNPFALRDYQREAVDIFHAGGGPDGGSGTVVLPCGAGKTIVGMAAMNTLQCETLILTTNITASRQWKAELIDKTSLTDDQIGEYSGERKEIRPVTIATYNILTYRKSREEDFPHFGIFNQGNWGLIIYDEVHLLPAPVFRFTAELQSRRRLGLTATLVREDGLETDVFSLIGPKRYDVPWRELESSGWIATAECCEIRLLLPQGKRLSYAIADRRAKFRIASENADKIHMVKHLLKKHKGDQILVIGQYIRQVEYIARELDAPLIMGKTPTEDRDLLYEAFRKGKIKILVVSKVANFAVDLPDASVAIQISGTYGSRQEEAQRLGRILRPKSDGSLAHFYTLVTRDTREQEFARNRQTFLTEQGYRYTIRDADDVFDEA
- a CDS encoding arylsulfatase, translating into MYKPNVIFVLTDDQGYGDLSCHGNPIIKTHNLDALHNESIRFTDFHVAPMCTPTRGELLTGQDALRNGATFVCMGRSLMNPEVPTMADIFGLNGYRTGHFGKWHLGDNYPYRPQDRGFQETIHHPAWGITSAADYFGNDYFDDHYRHNGTIEAFEGYCTDVWFDEAMDWIEKQGDAPFFAYIATNAPHTPLWVPDAYRQPYLDQVAYNVASFYGMIANIDENMGKLDAFLRKTGLRDNTILIFMTDNGTANGETVYNAGMRGKKTTLYEGGHRVPFFIRWPEGQLGDPRDIPDPTHGTDVLPTLISLCGLDEPEGTACDGVSLTDLLREREELEDRMLVVQYGHNVPKGNRTTRKGNAAVLWNRWRLVDYTELYHLDSDPAQKHNIADQHPHVVQKMRAHYDAWWDALGKNLDIYFPISIGTKEEKSTRLSSCDWMGVYCDNPGGVRGCVMDSGIWQLAVTQSGKYDITLRRWPRESNLAITAPAPVMEGVDGTLMAGKALPVDRAWMQIGGSEQEMDVRPDDLSVTFTVDLSSGPTTLQTWWIDASGNRLAGAYYVTVERI
- the alr gene encoding alanine racemase — its product is MPQPDRPAWIEVNLSAIANNISAVRQFVSPTTQVMAIVKANAYGHGLIPASRAAIKGGASALGVALLQEGVALRSAGITAPVVVLAPTMPEQADSIVVHNLSQTIGHPDAIPPLEAAAKRHNTRARIHLKVDTGMGRLGLLSDEVLAFAKKIDQNPHLFLEGIATHVAWERAEYMDKARHQIKTFSACLSKLTDISVTWRHAANSVMTVHMPESHFDLVRVGLLTYGIPPTQGAGALSLSPALSIKARIAQVRNFSAGQTLSYGGTYTLTRPSRIALVPLGYADGYNRQMSNKSQVLIRGKPCPVVGAICMDVIMIDVTDIPPVAVGEEIVLLGQQGDRKITVNDLAQWGNYISHEVVSLLGARLPRHYIS